GGGTTGTTTTGTACTGTTTAGTCAGTTCAGTATAACATTGGCTGTTGTGTTGCTTGATTGTTAGTGTCTTGTCAACATGTGGCCCGTTCACACACGTCTGTTCAGCAACGTGTCCGTCTTGTTAGACGCGTCTCCCTGGGAGCCAGTGATTCATTGTTCCTGTTAGATGTTGAAGGTCATTCTTCGAAAGGCCCCagtggcttaaaaaaaaaagagagcacaTTTCTCTAAAGGTAAAACATGaatggaggccaaggtaatAGCGGATTTGAGAGAAGAGGTGTTAGAGGGAAATAAGAGCAGGTTAAAGAAATATAGTGGATAAGAGGATAATTAATGCACGGATGAAGATTGTGTGTGGAGGGTGGGATCGTGCAAGGAGAGAGGTCAAATAAGttgttttaataatgataaagtgtgagacattttttatcacagcgaaaaacacaatttatcaCCAGTCGGCGGAAGAAAACATCTTGCAGTATTCGGGTTTTCTGTCAAAAAACAGGCAATCGTTACTTCttcaaaagaagagagaggccAGTTATAAGAGCAGCTGTTTGATATAAGAGTCACACGGGCAGTCAGGAAGTGAATCATTACTGTTCTGACTACGTTATAATCACCCGGTTATTGTCTCTGCCCAGAGCCAGAGGTAAGTCATCCGCTGGCCAACTCCCATCAGATGGCACCATGAATGATTAACAGAGGAAAGGCGGCGCAGGAACATCATATTTACATACAGCTATGATAAAACAGACTGAAGATACTGTCCAGTGTCATCAGTGCAATCGTGACCCACCTCAAATAGCTcagctgtgtgtgatgtgttgtgtgacatcggttttcttgtttttggttattgttgtgtaagtgtagcgCTCAAGCGCCAGGATTCACGTCAGTAGTGCTAGTTGCgaaataattgttttatcaCTGTGATGTGATCACTTATCTCTTTCGTGCACTCACTTCTAAGAGCCGTCTgttcgtttttttaattttatagtCCAGACTCCTGCAACAGCCtccttgaatttgaattttttttagaataagaAAATGATATAACATATTTTAGGTAAATGAAACGCGTTTGTGAAAATGCAGCATATCGTGAACtattaaataacaacaatataaaaGCGAGGGATGGCATGTCCGGGACAAAATAAGGCCGTTAAAGAGAGAAGCTGTGCTGTTCATGTGCAGTCAGAAAAGCAGGCGCTGAACATTGAATTTTCTATTGACTGCTGTCAGGCCATGAGCTGTAAATTTCCCCATAGTTAGAAATGTAATCAATAGATAATTAGTTACTTATCGAAATTGCCAGCCCCCCTGTGTCTTTATTTTAGCAACCCAAACACTGTCTGATCCCATTCTTCATGTTCCCTGCCCTTGTCTGTAGCTTGTGGAAGGGATCTTTTGACATTTAGGGCATCAGCTTATACACTTTCTCTCTGCTAGTTAGGTGAGAACATATGACACCAGCTTCATGCCTTTATAGTAAATGAATCTAGATCCAGATGAAGTTTATCTTCAGTCTAGTGTTGTAGGTTTGGCCATCATTCCCAGGGGTTATGAGATCAGAGTACACACTAACTGCTAAGATCTGGAAATGAGCAACattgctaaaaagaaaaaaagtcagacgaTCATACAGTTCAGGCTGAGTGTGGGGGGGATTACGTCATGTCAGCCTCCGACTTGTAATTCCAATTTGGAAATATCTCCTGCTCATTAAAAACAACTACACAAATGAAACAACTGTTGGGAAAATAGAAGAGCAAATCCACCATGGCTGGCAGTTATATCCAATTAAATCCAAAATTAACACTAATACAATTGATTTGGCTAATTTAAAATgagctgtgctgtttttttctcatttcacttgTTAATGAGCCAATCCGAACAAGCCAGACTACAAAATACACGGTATGTAAGTGACGTGACTATAAGGCGAGCGCCAGTCCTCACATTCTGCTGACATTGCAGCTGTATCACTGACATCTCATGCGTGTTCCAGCCAAACTCTCGACTTGTTTACAACCTGTCTTGatcatctccccctctcttgcCTCGTCAGACCTTGTAGTCACGATGTGGTCGTGTTCCCAGAGCCCAGCTGCAAACGCGGGGAGTAAAACGTGTTCACAACCAATAGAAATTATGGCCAAAGCTTTGTTAATGTGACCCGCAAGTGGTAATAAACCCTTGTAATCCTTTTACAATTCAAGTCCATTTCATGTTATCCTCACAATACATAAAGCTGCCATAGATAACGCTGAAGGTGTTGTTCATTATAATGGCCTCGTTCCTGCAGGTgcatctgttttaaaaaagtctCCTGGGAGGCTGAGCGAGGCGACAGCGTCCCGTCCTCCAGCTGTGCTTTTCCCAGCGCCTCATTCGTCACCactgtccctctgtctgcctcGTTCTCTCCATGGCAGCCCGATGTTTCCCCTGCTCCAAGATGCGCTGACAGATTTTGTCTGGCACTACTTTAATCAGATAGATTAACTGCCAgtattgtgggttttttttatcatcctgtgcatcagtgtgtgaagtgtttttcctctttctatGAAGATCAGATTCAGGCGCTTGACAGCCTGATAATTCTCACCCCAAACAACCTTTCCCGGCAACAATATGATTTGATcctggtttttttgtttatcctAATTTTTtgtatgcatttgttttgttcctcaGGCGGGGAGCCCGACTTCTGTCAACGCCCCATGCAGCTTCTCGAGGACGTCAGTTTCTCCCTCCAGCCAGGACATCTGCAGGTACAAACCACTTTGCTATGAGCAGCTGAGGACAAACGCTTCAATCTATTCATCAGCTCATTATTGGTGAAGAACCTTATCAGTGGGTAACGCTGGTTTACCCTTTACCCTTGGGATacacactgtcactgtggaGAAGCGCGGGTTGTGTGTAGCCTGCTGTGAAATGGATTTGATTGTGACATGGATCATAACCTCTGTTTTCCACCAGATTCCTTTGATTTCAAACATgtcttttccatttctcttttctgcCCTTTCCCGTTTCCACCCCTGCTGTCGTCTATCACTTGTTCCTCTCATAAACAACACACGCAAAAACACTTTCACACCAGCAGTCCGGATCAGGACTGTCAGAAGCAGACCGCAGTGGTTCTGTTGAGTTCTACTGGTAAAACCTGTCACGGTTCAGGGGTTACTTCAGTGACCACCCTCTGTGCAGACGCTCTACCAGCCTCCAAACACACGAAACAACGAGACTGGCTCTCTCTGCTGCGGCCCTCCTCAGTCAACCTCCGACCCAACAGCTCGCTCAGGTTCTCCGTGTCGCTGAACGACGTGGGCCAGCGCGTGGACAGCCTCTGTCGCGGCCTGCACTTCATAGATCGCACCTGCTCCGAGGGAGAGCTGGAGATGAAGCCTGCTCAGCCGCCCAGCTCGGATCGAAAGGCGCACACACTCGACGGAAAGCTGTCTGCAGCACCCGCACCCCCGCAACCAAATCCGACCCTCTCAACAGGCCCCCGCCCCCACCTCGTCCCCTCCTTCACCAACAACTACAAATACACGCTGGGCATCCCTCCGGctgattgtttttcatctgaCTCCACCGTCGCCGCACCTCCTCTTTTCAAcgcccacctccaccctcatcaCTGCCCGAGCGCCCACTTCCTCCGTCGCATCCTCCCCTTTTCTCGCTCCTCCACCTCAGCCAGCCTGCAGTGCTCTGAGCTGGGCAGCTATGCCTCTCAACTCCACATCACCAAGTCCTCTAGCGCCCTGCTGGAAGTAAGCGAGTCAGGGTTTCCCCCCGAGGATGTACTGGGAGATGACGGCGTGTTTGAGGAGGCCTGGTCCCGTCCTGCTCCGAAGGGAACGGGTCAGCTGGCAACCCCAGATCCAGTCACGAAGGCTGTCCCAGGCGCTCTTCACGCCCCCCTGTGCTATATGGATGAGGACAGTGACTTGGACTGCTGCCCGTCCCCTTTGTCAGAGAAATCTGGGCCACTGTCACCCTATTCGCTATCTGAGGACTGCTGCAGGTGGGTGACTGTCTGGATGGTGTGATCCACACCCGCCCTTACTGTGACGTGGTAGAGCCCAGACCACTCCCGTACTGTTGACATGGCAGTGAACCCCCAGAGCCCTTTGGAGTAGAGGAGAGCGTATCACCCTGTAGTTTAAATACCCAGCAAATGTCTTACACATCAGCTGTACTTGTCCCCAGAACCCCTGCTCGGAGTGGACCTGTTGATCAGAAGACCCCGACACGTAGATGTTTACACACTGCAACCGCCATAAACCCCCTCCCCAGCCCCCCTGTGTGTCTAGAGCAGAAATCTggcttcatttcatttcataccatttcatttcaccatgttttttttgtttttttttactgtgcagcACTGCTGGgtttattaaataatatttttcttggTACTAGATCAATGAGGAATTAAAGTGTCTAACACATGCTGCTGAAATTTGTGATTGATTTTTACCCAAAGGCTTTAAACTTTTGCAGTAAAGGCGGGAATGTGGGGCAAATGCACTGTTATGGAAAATATCGAGGAGCAGAGGTTGCGGTAGAAAATTTAACAGTGTCGAGAAACCGAGTGCGTTTCTGTCCGAGAAATCGCGGAACAGAGGCAGACCTGGGGAAATTGGAATTGAACTGATGCAGTCTGTCTGATTGGGTCAACAGAGCGTCAGCGGCAGTTTTCACTTGATCGTCCGTGTACAATCAGAGCCGGGCTGTGTTAGCGGGGGACATATTGTGAGTAGTATTTGATTATAGACCAGGTCATGGCTGAGTATGATGCTTGCTAGCAATAAGTCACCAAGAAAAGGAATTTTGAGACCCCGCACAGATCAAATTGAGCCGCCTGTTGGTTGTCAATAACTCTGCTTGGCAGCAGTTTACTGGATTCATGAGAGTAAAGTCTAAAACACCAGAGAATGTCAATTACATCGGTCGGACTTTGTTGTCCTCTCAGCTGTGGTCTGTGCAGGCACTCCCCGTTCCGACGATAAGATTATGCATCTTGTATACGTCAGCTGTGGGCTGATTTGAGAAACATGAGCTTAGAATTGGCATGGTGAGTGCCAGAGATCAGGGGGGAGATTATTGGCCTCAAATAGCTTGCCTAGTCTCTGACTAAATGCGCGTGttctcacgcacacgcacacgcacacacagacacacacacacacacacacacacacacacacacaaacatcgtGCCGGCCTTTTCTCTCAGGTGGCTGCAAACGTGAGCCGAGTGCAGGAGTTGACCTCACCCGTgaaagtgcatgtgtgttcgCAGAAGAACAGCATGTTGATTATTACCCCGCGCTTCTATTGACAACGCGTCAGAATGGAAGGACTACAAGTCCGATAAGACGCGTCTCGGTCCATTTTCATCAGAAGTGTGACCTTTGAGGAAAATACAGAGGTACAAACAAAGTTATGTTTGCACTCACTGTTTCTCATAGAAAGCAAACATTCTCAAAGCAGGTCCTGTCTCATAAAGTGTTTCCAAGGGCTAATTTCTGTGATTATTTCTTTAAAACCTTATTTACATTGACTTGTAGTTATCTTCTCACCTGCCGTTTACAGATACGGGTTTACTGGTGCTTTATGTTGCTTGACACATGACTGCCAGCAGCAGTTGATCAACAGAAAGCCATTTCAACCTCTCTTCTCTGAGGGAAATTGCAGTTATTGCAGTGAGAATTTTGCTTTGACTGCCTTTTCCCCTTCTCCTGTTCTTGCTTTAATTGTTTGCCGTTCTCATGCGTATACTTGTATACGTATATAGTGTTGAAAACCGCCACAGGGTACCATTTAGGCTCTAACGTCAATATGCAGGATAgttacttttatattttatgcaACCATCTGGGTTTTATGTCATTTCTTTGCCTTCCTCCAAAAGAGAAGATCCTCCCAGGAAATGTAATATTCTTCTAAACTTTCAGGGCAAGCGTGGCCACACAAAGAGAGACGAGTAACCGCTTAagacaagcagacagagagaggggggaaatagGAAAAAGGTGGACggctcctggtgctgctgccgCTAATTCaattgtgtttctctctgatcAGCGTGTCTCTGGCAGAGTGCGGAGCTAAAACTGTTCGGACTGAAAACAGGATGAGAACAGGAGGTGAACAAAACGCCTCAGTCACACTCTGCCCCGTACCACCCCAATGAAAACCTGTTTAACAggaaccccctccccccaaaaaattgattGGTTCTAAAAGAATTAGTTTGAGaatgaatatataaacatttcaGGATGAGGGCAGAACAAGGAATGTCTGAAGGGGTATTTAAAGTGACACACAGTGAGAGTGCAGAGATGCGACTCGAGAAAAGTACAAGGAAACCGCCAGAGCGATAACGGGGCGACAGCGAACGCCTCGTGATGCTGCCGAGCTCGTTTCCCCTCTCAGCTTGTGGTGCCGGAATTTTTCCTGACTCTGTTTTGCTCCTCACATTTTAATGCTGATGTACTCTTGACGGCGCCTCTGAGTGTTTTGGCTGATCAAGTGATGCAAATTGAATTTTAACTTGCCTCCCATTCCTGACAGCGCTGACACAGATACAGTTGTTAAGCGGGGAATTTGCGTCAATCTGTTTAATGAGTGGATGTTTATGTTGAttgacaacagcaacattttctgtttgcaaGATTTCTGTctttaaagtgtattttgaagtAATGTGGGCATTTATATACATGATGTTCAGACAGAACTGTCTCCTCCACTCATAGTGTTTACTGATCATTTTATTCCCAACGTGGCTTcttgtggaggtggagggatttTTCTGTGGTTGTCCCATCCTACCCTTAAAAGTCAACCTGCATTAACATTAGAATCATTTGTTGAATCTGTCCATTGCAGCAGGCACCATTTGTTGATGTGAGCACGGAGAGAGTTGGTGTCCTTAggctgatttttattttttttaatttttatataaaatgttgttatttttgtaaagTAAGTGGGGGAGGGAAATCTGCAGTTCATCTTGCGAtccatgcaaacaaacacaaacaaagcaacTCCGCCATAACCAACCGGGGAGACTCTCCTTGAGATGTTAATTGTGCCTCGTCTATCCTTTAATCCCTAAA
The sequence above is a segment of the Scophthalmus maximus strain ysfricsl-2021 chromosome 10, ASM2237912v1, whole genome shotgun sequence genome. Coding sequences within it:
- the march8 gene encoding E3 ubiquitin-protein ligase MARCH8 isoform X2, whose amino-acid sequence is MTMPLHQISVIPRDVTSSRVSGCGKAKDKDKQNEKPLGHSASRSSNISKAGSPTSVNAPCSFSRTSVSPSSQDICSPDQDCQKQTAVVLLSSTGKTCHGSGVTSVTTLCADALPASKHTKQRDWLSLLRPSSVNLRPNSSLRFSVSLNDVGQRVDSLCRGLHFIDRTCSEGELEMKPAQPPSSDRKAHTLDGKLSAAPAPPQPNPTLSTGPRPHLVPSFTNNYKYTLGIPPADCFSSDSTVAAPPLFNAHLHPHHCPSAHFLRRILPFSRSSTSASLQCSELGSYASQLHITKSSSALLEVSESGFPPEDVLGDDGVFEEAWSRPAPKGTGQLATPDPVTKAVPGALHAPLCYMDEDSDLDCCPSPLSEKSGPLSPYSLSEDCCRICHCEGDEESPLITPCHCTGSLRFVHQSCLQQWIKSSDTRCCELCKYEFIMETKLKPLRKWEKLQMTASERRKIICSVTFHVIAITCVVWSLYVLIDRTAEEIKQAGRIPGILEWPFWTKLVVVAIGFTGGLVFMYVQCKVYIHLWKRLKAYNRVIYVQNRPDTCKKLALEKPPLMEPGLESKEALAPTQSDTNSSQYTETEDYSMEVLHV